The Halomonas sp. KG2 genome contains a region encoding:
- a CDS encoding OmpA family protein, producing the protein MNNLSNRMMTKAALGAASIAAVLVLAGCASPPNNDRTELREAGDGFPALAGNWYDGGKFVDPENILRIQESQTKDQVRQLIGNPHYSEGFFGVREWNYVFNLYTGNGNEYITCQYQVHYDDEMALESTRWRDAQCPALLVPIEVEEIAAEPREEKLTLSGDVLFDFDSDTLTLEGRRAVDLVTQTITSDFVNPSVMIIGYTDRFGNEAYNLALSNSRAETVGTRMANQGVRRSSIMTVGRGMADPVVECPGRSATPGVTECLRPNRRVEITVTETAR; encoded by the coding sequence GTGAACAATCTTAGTAACAGAATGATGACCAAGGCGGCCCTCGGGGCCGCCAGTATCGCCGCCGTTCTCGTGTTAGCAGGCTGTGCTAGCCCGCCTAACAACGACCGTACGGAGTTGCGTGAAGCGGGTGATGGCTTTCCAGCACTAGCGGGTAACTGGTATGACGGCGGCAAGTTTGTCGATCCTGAAAACATTTTACGCATTCAGGAAAGCCAGACGAAGGATCAAGTACGCCAGCTAATCGGCAACCCCCATTACTCGGAAGGGTTCTTTGGTGTGCGGGAGTGGAACTACGTGTTCAACTTGTACACGGGTAACGGCAATGAGTACATCACCTGCCAATACCAAGTGCACTATGATGATGAGATGGCATTAGAGAGCACGCGTTGGCGGGATGCACAGTGTCCGGCGTTACTGGTGCCAATCGAAGTAGAAGAAATTGCCGCTGAACCGCGTGAAGAGAAACTAACACTATCAGGCGATGTGTTATTTGATTTTGATAGCGACACGTTAACATTAGAGGGGCGTCGTGCTGTTGATCTAGTGACTCAAACAATCACAAGTGACTTTGTAAACCCGAGCGTAATGATCATCGGTTATACAGATCGATTTGGTAATGAGGCTTATAATTTAGCATTATCCAACTCTCGTGCTGAGACTGTGGGAACCCGTATGGCTAATCAGGGAGTTCGTCGCTCAAGCATTATGACGGTTGGGCGTGGTATGGCGGATCCTGTTGTTGAGTGCCCAGGAAGAAGTGCAACGCCAGGTGTGACTGAGTGTTTGAGGCCGAATAGACGTGTAGAAATCACGGTTACAGAGACGGCTCGTTAG